A section of the Ornithinimicrobium sufpigmenti genome encodes:
- a CDS encoding YggT family protein yields the protein MVGDVIALILNLYFFVLIGRLIFDWVQVFSRDWRPKGPVLVLANGVYTLTDPPLRALRRVIPPLRLGGIALDLAFLVLILGVGIARGVAASLPF from the coding sequence ATGGTCGGCGACGTCATCGCGCTCATTCTCAACCTGTACTTCTTCGTCCTCATCGGACGCCTGATCTTCGACTGGGTGCAGGTCTTCTCGCGCGACTGGCGCCCCAAGGGCCCGGTGCTGGTGCTGGCCAACGGCGTCTACACGCTGACGGACCCGCCCCTGCGCGCACTGCGCCGGGTGATCCCGCCGCTGCGGCTGGGCGGCATCGCGCTCGACCTGGCCTTCCTGGTGCTCATCCTGGGGGTCGGGATCGCTCGCGGGGTGGCCGCCTCCCTGCCCTTCTGA
- a CDS encoding cell division protein SepF: MAGALRKTMEYLGLAESEERYDDYDVYQDEDDRTRRAVAPVRAVRDNDDDEGTADVATLPTRTHVSEVVREPEVGEMNRITTIHPRTYNEAKNIGEAYRGGIPVIMNLSDMDDADAKRLVDFAAGLAFGLHGSIERVTSKVFLLSPSHVRVDSGNAAQAQRSPQGPFNQS; the protein is encoded by the coding sequence ATGGCCGGGGCACTGCGCAAGACCATGGAGTACCTCGGACTCGCCGAGTCCGAGGAGCGTTACGACGACTACGACGTCTACCAGGACGAGGACGACCGCACCCGGCGCGCGGTCGCCCCCGTGCGCGCGGTCCGCGACAACGACGACGACGAGGGCACCGCGGACGTCGCCACGCTGCCGACCCGCACCCACGTGTCCGAGGTCGTCCGTGAACCGGAGGTCGGCGAGATGAACCGCATCACCACCATCCACCCGCGCACCTACAACGAGGCGAAGAACATCGGTGAGGCCTACCGGGGTGGGATCCCGGTCATCATGAACCTCAGCGACATGGACGACGCCGACGCCAAGCGGCTGGTCGACTTCGCCGCCGGCCTGGCCTTCGGCCTGCACGGGTCCATCGAGCGGGTGACCAGCAAGGTCTTCCTGCTCAGCCCGTCCCACGTCCGCGTCGACAGCGGCAACGCCGCGCAGGCCCAGCGCTCGCCGCAGGGCCCGTTCAACCAGAGTTGA
- a CDS encoding YggS family pyridoxal phosphate-dependent enzyme gives MRHTEIEERLTVVRGRIAQACDEAGRDPGGITLIAVTKFFPAGDITHLLKLGVRDIGENKDQEAGAKVAELDETVRERLTVHFVGQLQSNKAGRVARYADMVQSVDRPKIVRALDRGRGTALEEGHAAAPLEVLVQVDLGEGEQAGRGGALPEQVPALADAVAGAEHLRLRGLMAVAPFGQDEAGTRAAFDRLAQLGAELRHTHPDADVLSAGMSADLELAIASGATHLRVGSAILGSRQPGR, from the coding sequence ATGCGACATACCGAGATCGAGGAACGGCTCACCGTCGTGCGCGGACGGATCGCGCAGGCGTGCGACGAGGCGGGCCGCGACCCCGGTGGGATCACGCTGATCGCCGTCACGAAGTTCTTCCCGGCCGGCGACATCACCCACCTGCTCAAGCTGGGCGTGCGCGACATCGGCGAGAACAAGGACCAGGAGGCCGGCGCGAAGGTCGCCGAGCTGGACGAGACGGTGCGCGAACGGCTCACCGTCCACTTCGTGGGTCAGCTGCAGAGCAACAAGGCGGGCAGGGTCGCCCGGTATGCCGACATGGTCCAGTCCGTGGACCGACCCAAGATCGTGCGGGCGCTGGACCGTGGCCGCGGCACGGCGCTGGAGGAGGGGCACGCGGCGGCGCCGCTGGAGGTGCTGGTCCAGGTGGACCTGGGCGAGGGGGAGCAGGCCGGGCGTGGCGGTGCGCTGCCCGAGCAGGTGCCGGCACTGGCCGACGCGGTGGCGGGCGCGGAGCACCTGCGGCTGCGCGGGCTGATGGCCGTGGCGCCGTTCGGTCAGGACGAGGCCGGGACCCGCGCGGCCTTTGACCGGCTCGCCCAGCTGGGGGCCGAGCTGCGGCATACCCACCCCGACGCGGACGTGCTGTCGGCGGGGATGAGCGCCGACCTGGAGCTGGCGATCGCCAGCGGCGCGACACACCTGCGTGTCGGAAGCGCAATCCTGGGATCGCGGCAGCCCGGCCGGTAG
- a CDS encoding polyphenol oxidase family protein codes for MFFWRERIEPNGPTYGVEWAVTDRLGGSSQDRYAEFNLGGHVGDRPEAVETNRHRLAHELGLRLADLRFMDQQHGCAVALTPATTLARAEQGPTPHRPHPPQPGAPAADGLVSGVADEALVVLVADCVPVLLVDRTAGLAAAVHAGRPGMVSGVVPATVDRLRELGASALEAVVGPSVCPRCYEVPDQMRSQAAEVEPVAASVTRQGTPAVDVAAGVVEQLTRAGVTLTWLPGCTRERDDLYSYRRDGATGRFAGVIRLLAPEQAA; via the coding sequence GTGTTCTTCTGGCGGGAGCGGATCGAACCCAACGGCCCCACCTACGGGGTCGAGTGGGCCGTCACGGACCGCCTCGGCGGGTCCAGCCAGGACCGGTATGCCGAGTTCAACCTGGGTGGGCACGTGGGGGACCGGCCCGAGGCCGTGGAGACCAACCGGCACCGCCTCGCGCACGAGCTGGGGCTGCGGCTCGCCGACCTGAGGTTCATGGACCAGCAGCACGGCTGCGCCGTCGCGCTCACGCCAGCGACGACGCTCGCCCGTGCCGAGCAGGGGCCGACACCGCACCGGCCCCACCCACCCCAGCCCGGTGCGCCCGCCGCCGACGGCCTCGTCTCCGGGGTGGCGGATGAAGCCCTGGTCGTGCTGGTGGCCGACTGCGTCCCCGTGCTGCTCGTCGACCGGACCGCCGGGCTGGCGGCGGCGGTGCACGCCGGCCGGCCCGGGATGGTCTCCGGCGTCGTCCCCGCCACCGTCGACCGGCTGCGCGAGCTCGGCGCCTCCGCGCTGGAGGCCGTGGTGGGCCCGTCCGTCTGCCCCCGCTGCTACGAGGTCCCCGACCAGATGCGCAGCCAGGCCGCCGAGGTCGAGCCCGTCGCCGCCTCGGTCACCCGGCAGGGCACCCCCGCGGTCGACGTCGCCGCGGGCGTCGTCGAGCAGCTCACCCGTGCGGGCGTGACGCTGACCTGGCTGCCCGGATGCACGCGGGAGCGCGACGACCTCTACTCCTACCGGCGCGACGGCGCCACCGGCCGGTTCGCCGGCGTGATCCGCCTCCTCGCCCCGGAGCAGGCGGCCTGA